ACGGACACCCTTCTCGTACAACGCAAAGATCGGCGTGGCCGCGTCAAGCAACGGCTGCAGGGCGTGGTCCGCACGGAAACAGCAATTGTCCTTCGCGTTGTAGGTCAGCAGCGTCGGCCGCGGGGCACACATGGCCGTCAGGTGCTTGTAGTCCACCACCGTGGCCAGATCGCACGGCGTTTGCTCGGGATCGCCCAGGTCTTCGACGAACCGCGCCCGCGTTGCGAAGCTCGAATACCCCGCCACCGGATTGCACAGCGTGACCCTTGGATCGAGCGCGCTGATGAAGATCGTCTGCCACCCCCCGCCCGACAGACCGGCAACCGCCACGCGAGCGGGATCGGCGTTCGGGTGCTTCAACAGAATGTCAAGCGAACGCTTCATCGACAGGAAAAAGGGTGCTACCGCCGGCGTCCCGCATAAATCCAGTTGGTTGGCCCGATAGTGGTCAAAACCCTCCCCGCGAAGCTGGCCCATGCCCAACCACTCGACGTTGAGCACGATCATCCCGCGCTTCACCTGGTTGATGCAGCGAGTCTGCTTGTAGCCCACGCTCTTGCCGATGCCCTCGTGCCCGTTGACCGCCAGCCCGACCGGCACACGACCCTCCAGCTTGTCCGGCTCGTACAACAAGGCCGGGATCCATAGCCCCGGCACAGCCTCGAACCGCAGCTTCCGAATGTGGTACCCCACCCCGCCCGGAATGGTCTCCAGCCACTCAACCTTGACCTCCCCCTCCGCCCACTTCGCCGCCTCGCCACGAAGCACAACCTTCGCCAGCACGTCCTGCCGCCACCGGCGGGCTAGCGACTCCCACTCCTCCAACGCGGCCACTTGGGGCATGACCGGTACGCGAATCTCGCAGAATCGGGCGACCTCCTCGAGCGGGACGTCCGGCTCAACAATCCGCTCCCCGAGCAGCGTCTCCAGGTCCGTCCCCTGGGCAGCCGTCGTACGCATCTCCAGGCCCGCCACCCACCAGCCCAGGATCAGCCCCGCCACCAATCCGACGGCCCGCGGACGTACCAGCTTTCGCAGCCTCATGAACAGCCTCCCGTACCCAAGACCGGTTACCGAGCATGACCTGCCCGACCAGCCGGCCTGCCGCCTACAGTGTCAACCTTTTTCGGGTTGCCGTCAAAGAGCATCGAAGACACTCCCTGGCATAACCCGGATCGCCGCGGGCCACCACGTTCGTGAATCTGCCGTCGGCGGGGCGCGCTCGTCCCCAGCCGCAGCTCAGAACCATGGATCGCATCCGTCAGCCTCGCCCGACAACAACGGGCGATCGCTGACCGCCGACCAGTCACCCATCACCGGTCCGGGACGGAACATGTGATATGACTATGGAGGACGATCCCCTACCTTGCCTCCCAGCTCTTTGACATCCTGATACCCCCCCAGTCGAACCCTCGGCAAGATGCAACATCGAGGCAATCTAGGCAATCCTCATTGGGTTCGTTTGGCGCCGGCGCTTTTCCCCCCAACCTTATCCCACCCCCCCAGGATCGCCAATCCGATCGGCACCCCAACCAGTGCCTTCAATAGCCAGATGCGGCCGGCAGTCCCGACCTAGCCGCCCACTTCACCTGCCAGGACGCGCTGATGGTGGAACGCTCAATGCTGCCCCCCCATCGCCAACCGCCGATCGGATCGACTCCCTGACCACGTCGAACCGCTTGCGATTGGGCTCCAACCCCTTGGGGCGGTCGGTTCGCAGCCACAGTTCTGCGTACCGGTCGCAAAGCTTGGGAAAAGACCCGTTGAGCTGGACGACCAACCCAGCGGCAGCCTTGCGGCTGTCCGCATCCTTGCCGGCCATCAGGTGCCGACATTCGACCAGATCCGCCAGAACGAACTGCTGCTCCAGAGCAAAGTCGAGGTAGTCCAGATGACCCTTGTGTCGGCGCACCAACGGCCGAACCCGGTCAAGTGTCTCCCGGGCAACAGCCAGGTCGCGGCGAAAGTCGGCCAGGAGACTCAAACCACCCTGGTCAACCGCCCGCGGTCCGAGCGGCTCAAAAAACACCGGAAACGCCGGGGGCATCAGAAACTTGGCGCCCCATGGAAAGTACCGGTCGGTGCTGCCCAGGAAGCGGATCGTCCGGGCCAGATCGCTCGTTCCGGGCCCGTAGAAACTTTCCACGATCATGGGCAAGGCCTCGTTCCACGGACGACCGTGGCTCGTCCACCCCCACTCCGCCGCGAATGCTATGGCCGGCCAGTTGTACTCGGAGAAGATGTTCTCCCCGTACCCGTTCCACTCCGAGTGGGCTGTTCCCATCGCCCCAAGCTTGTGGACCCACGGCAACACACTCTCAATGTTCTCCGCTGCCCCGTCCACGTTGGGGAACAACTCTCCAAAAGCGGCATTCGACGTCCAGATGATCTGGTCGAAACCCATGTCGACCAGTTGCTGGCCAAACGGGAACTGCTCCAGCTTCCCGTAATGCCACGGTACAATGATCACGTCGCGCGGCACCTGGGCCAGGGCATCCAGGCCGTAGTTGGCCAACCCGAACGCCTTGAAGAAGTCCGGCTCGAACGGATCGCCGGCAACGACCATGCGCTTGCCATGGGCAGCGAGAACCTCTCGAATGTTCTTAATGTGTCTGACGAAGAGCTGAGCAGCCCCGATCTCGCTGGCGGCCCCCTTGCTCCTGCCCGTGCCCAGCGCCAGGGCCTCGTCGCCGGCCATGTAGTGCAGACGGCTGGGAAACGCCTTGCACAGATCGGTGTACAGATCGGTAAGCAGCGGGTAGGCGTCGGGATGGGTGACGTTGATCACCGCTCTTTGGGCCTCGTTGTCCGTACCCTCCGCCAGGTGCGCGTACCTGGGATGGGCGAGGGTCCGCAGCATGTGGCCGGGCGAGTTGTAGCAGGGAATGACCTCCACATGGTGTTTCCGGGCAAAGGCGTCCAGCTCCAAGACCTCTGGCGTGGTCAGACGGTCGCGATCCTCGCCGATGTCCGGGTGACTCGGAAACAGGAACGCATCCTCTAGGTAGAAGACAACGGAGTTCATCTTGTAGTGGGCCAGCCGGCGGATGTTCTCCCGCATCCACTCGGTCCTTCCCACCTTGCCGCAGAACAGGTCCACCGAGCAGCCCCGATACCGGATCTCCGTCCAGTCGCAGATCCGCACCGCGGGAATGGCGGCCGGCTCCGCCTCCGGCAGCAGCTGAATCAGCGTCTGGACGCCGTAGTAGACCCCCGCGGGCGCGTTGCCGGCAATGAACACCCGATCAGGCGTGACCTCCAGCAGGTAGCCCTCGTCGCCAACCTCCGGCGGCACCGCGACCCGCTCGGTCCGCAGAATGCGGGCCAGCGGCCATAAGCGGCACGGATCACCCAGGAAGACGACCACGTCAGCCTGCAGATCGACCACTTCCTGGGTCGGCACGATGCGCGGCTCGTTCAGCTTCCGCTCCCTGCAGGCGTCAATCAGCGTCTGAGCCGCAAAGCGATCGTCAGCCCGGTCCGGCGTCACCACCACCGCGATCCGCTTCCGCCATTCCAGCCGCCCGTCGGCCACGTGAATCTCGCGCGGACGAGGCACCAGCCGGGACAGGACCTCGTCCCTGGAGTCCGCCCCCCGGGTCGGAGCGCAAACCAGCAGTACCGGCAACCACACGCTGACCATCAGCCACAGCCGAAACGGAGTTGAGAGTCGAGAACGGATCACGGAGCCCGGACGACGCCGGAGCCCGATCGGTTGGGTGGCCTGCTTCGTCAATGGTCCGTTCTCCATGCTCCATTCGCCCTTCAGTAC
The window above is part of the Phycisphaerae bacterium genome. Proteins encoded here:
- a CDS encoding acetylxylan esterase gives rise to the protein MRLRKLVRPRAVGLVAGLILGWWVAGLEMRTTAAQGTDLETLLGERIVEPDVPLEEVARFCEIRVPVMPQVAALEEWESLARRWRQDVLAKVVLRGEAAKWAEGEVKVEWLETIPGGVGYHIRKLRFEAVPGLWIPALLYEPDKLEGRVPVGLAVNGHEGIGKSVGYKQTRCINQVKRGMIVLNVEWLGMGQLRGEGFDHYRANQLDLCGTPAVAPFFLSMKRSLDILLKHPNADPARVAVAGLSGGGWQTIFISALDPRVTLCNPVAGYSSFATRARFVEDLGDPEQTPCDLATVVDYKHLTAMCAPRPTLLTYNAKDNCCFRADHALQPLLDAATPIFALYEKGVRLRSHVNQDPGTHNFERENREEFYKLLGDHFFAVQAFDWHEIACEEEIKTHEQLLVPLPEKNADFHSLALALGRDLPRDHHPPSDRSLLGRWQKERRSLLRDTIRFREYGLRAEKAGERQKGGIEATFWRLRIGKEWTVPAVELSKGKGDRVAVLIADKGRKAAAGKADELLAGGHRVLAVDPFYLGESAMAHHAALYVLLMGGVGERALGVQAGQLVAVAKWVRSVGGAKEVQIVAQGPRTSTIALAAAAADPEAIAKTSLIGPLVSLKQVIEKNWSMQDCPEQFCFGLLGQFDIEDLAALGGQR
- a CDS encoding beta-N-acetylhexosaminidase: MTKQATQPIGLRRRPGSVIRSRLSTPFRLWLMVSVWLPVLLVCAPTRGADSRDEVLSRLVPRPREIHVADGRLEWRKRIAVVVTPDRADDRFAAQTLIDACRERKLNEPRIVPTQEVVDLQADVVVFLGDPCRLWPLARILRTERVAVPPEVGDEGYLLEVTPDRVFIAGNAPAGVYYGVQTLIQLLPEAEPAAIPAVRICDWTEIRYRGCSVDLFCGKVGRTEWMRENIRRLAHYKMNSVVFYLEDAFLFPSHPDIGEDRDRLTTPEVLELDAFARKHHVEVIPCYNSPGHMLRTLAHPRYAHLAEGTDNEAQRAVINVTHPDAYPLLTDLYTDLCKAFPSRLHYMAGDEALALGTGRSKGAASEIGAAQLFVRHIKNIREVLAAHGKRMVVAGDPFEPDFFKAFGLANYGLDALAQVPRDVIIVPWHYGKLEQFPFGQQLVDMGFDQIIWTSNAAFGELFPNVDGAAENIESVLPWVHKLGAMGTAHSEWNGYGENIFSEYNWPAIAFAAEWGWTSHGRPWNEALPMIVESFYGPGTSDLARTIRFLGSTDRYFPWGAKFLMPPAFPVFFEPLGPRAVDQGGLSLLADFRRDLAVARETLDRVRPLVRRHKGHLDYLDFALEQQFVLADLVECRHLMAGKDADSRKAAAGLVVQLNGSFPKLCDRYAELWLRTDRPKGLEPNRKRFDVVRESIRSAVGDGGAALSVPPSARPGR